A DNA window from Branchiostoma lanceolatum isolate klBraLanc5 chromosome 17, klBraLanc5.hap2, whole genome shotgun sequence contains the following coding sequences:
- the LOC136423618 gene encoding uncharacterized protein has protein sequence MNVHHDQGHFRDAPGMRPPPMEGSFLEEIGTAALPIQEWLDVNKKANRNLLNRVCREVWQEMMGREVCGRRADRTHIRQAARLVLQTLPAIRDDISARMDIQNRITRNGQRRRYRHQTPRITRDEEPVQRDPDGTTRNGDNQGSDDDQEQNNAMAEEDNNKIEAGKEVRVFREDKCIGTAIVALLHADLQEDQHQQHLCTLSLKEKLEKDDFSLPYILHGEAGKRWKDLKSGQFFAWEKTNLSRNARAPGNAAPGNARAPRNARAPGNAGPGNAGPGNAAPGNARAPRNARAPRNAGPRNAAPGNAKGFDAENEAGNVTPDPNTVDIEMADGVQEMVDSEDFDAENEAGNVTPDPNTVDIEMADGVQEMVDSEDFDAENEAGNVTPDPNTVDIEMADGVQEMVDSEDFDAENEAGNVTPDPNTVDVEMANDSGVWSDMDDNDKPLEPATGASLSSASDPESFVISINQLLPGCFVAIAFEEGWFLGEVIGVNGNELSIIYRTESKSRKNCFNIEAAGQRLETEDKKYAFAFADVFPRSNRFYMVTNYDEICCTFKKYHSKYFAKKKLGN, from the exons ATGAATGTTCATCATGATCAGGGACACTTCAGAGACGCGCCGGGAATGCGACCTCCGCCCATGGAAG GGTCATTCCTTGAAGAAATCGGCACGGCTGCCCTCCCCATTCAAGAATGGCTGGATGTAAACAAAAAAGCCAACAGAAATCTCTTGAAC AGAGTTTGCAGAGAAGTCTGGCAGGAGATGATGGGGAGAGAGGTTTGTGGGAGAAGGGCAGACAGGACACACATTCGCCAGGCAGCCCGCCTGGTACTGCAAACCCTGCCGGCCATTAGAGATGATATCTCTGCCCGGATGGACATACAGAATCGGATTACAAGAAATGGTCAGAGGCGCCGCTACAGACACCAAACACCAAG GATCACTCGGGATGAGGAGCCCGTCCAAAG AGATCCTGACGGGACGACACGCAACGGTGACAATCAGGGAAGCGATGACGATCAGGAACAGAATAACGCAAT GGCCGAAGAGGACAACAACAAGATCGAGGCAGG GAAAGAAGTGCGCGTCTTTAGAGAAGACAAGTGCATAGGCACAGCGATAGTGGCGCTGTTGCATGCCG ATCTTCAGGAGGATCAGCATCAGCAACACCTTTGTACGCTGAGTCTCAAAGAAAAGCTGGAGAAAGATGACTTCTCCCTGCCCTACATACTACATGGCGAAGCAGGGAAGCGGTGGAAAGACCTGAAG agcGGACAGTTCTTTGCCTGGGAGAAAACAAACCTATCCAGGAACGCCCGGGCTCCGGGGAACGCTGCTCCGGGGAACGCCCGGGCTCCGAGGAACGCCCGGGCTCCGGGGAACGCTGGTCCGGGGAACGCTGGTCCGGGGAACGCTGCTCCGGGGAACGCCCGGGCTCCGAGGAACGCCCGGGCTCCGAGGAACGCTGGTCCGAGGAACGCTGCTCCGGGGAACGCCAAGGGCTTTGACGCAGAGAACGAAGCTGGAAATGTTACTCCCGACCCTAACACTGTAGACATAGAGATGGCCGACGGTGTTCAAGAGATGGTTGATTCAGAGGACTTTGACGCAGAGAACGAAGCTGGAAATGTTACTCCCGACCCTAACACTGTAGACATAGAGATGGCCGACGGTGTTCAAGAGATGGTTGATTCAGAGGACTTTGACGCAGAGAACGAAGCTGGAAATGTTACTCCCGACCCTAACACTGTAGACATAGAGATGGCCGACGGTGTTCAAGAGATGGTTGATTCAGAGGACTTTGACGCAGAGAACGAAGCTGGAAATGTTACTCCCGACCCTAACACTGTAGACGTAGAGATGGCCAACGACTCTGGGGTATGGTCTGACATGGATGACAATGACAAACCCCTGGAGCCCGCGACAGGCGCGTCATTGTCATCAGCTTCCGATCCAGAGTCGTTTGTTATCTCAATAAACCAACTCCTCCCAGGTTGTTTCGTTGCGATCGCATTCGAAGAGGGTTGGTTTCTAGGAGAAGTAATAGGAGTGAATGGCAATGAGCTGAGCATTATTTACAGAACAGAGTCGAAATCGAGAAAAAATTGCTTCAACATAGAAGCAGCTGGTCAGCGTTTGGAAACtgaagacaagaaatatgcatTCGCTTTTGCGGATGTATTTCCCAGGTCCAACAGATTCTACATGGTGACCAACTATGATGAAATTTGCTGCACATTCAAGAAGTATCATTCTAAGtactttgcaaaaaaaaaattgggaaaCTGA